One window of Chryseobacterium sp. JJR-5R genomic DNA carries:
- a CDS encoding acyl-CoA dehydrogenase family protein codes for MNTETIDNIKMIAETAREFAEKNIRPNIMEWDESQTFPKDLFHELGEMGFMGIVIPEQYGGSGLGYHEYVTILDEISQVDPSIGLSIAAHNSLCTNHIYEFGNEEQRNKWLPQLASGKVIGAWGLTEHNTGSDSGGMSTTAVKDGDEWIINGAKNFITHAISGDIAVVMTRTGEIGAKNNSTAFVLEKGMPGFSSGKKENKLGMRASETAELIFDNVRVPDAYRLGEVGEGFKQAMKILDGGRISIAALSLGTARGAYKAALKYAKERHQFGKSISEFQAVNFMLADMATEIDASELLIQRAATLKNAKQKMTKEGAMAKLYASEACVRISNNAVQIFGGYGYTKDFPAEKFYRDSKLCTIGEGTSEIQRLVIGRDITK; via the coding sequence ATGAATACAGAGACTATTGACAACATTAAAATGATAGCTGAAACAGCAAGGGAATTTGCTGAAAAGAATATCAGGCCTAATATTATGGAGTGGGATGAAAGCCAGACTTTCCCTAAAGATTTATTTCATGAATTAGGAGAAATGGGTTTCATGGGAATTGTTATCCCTGAACAATACGGAGGTTCCGGTCTCGGTTATCACGAATATGTTACGATCCTGGATGAGATCTCTCAGGTAGATCCTTCAATCGGGCTTTCTATAGCGGCACACAATTCACTTTGCACCAACCATATTTATGAATTCGGAAACGAAGAGCAGAGAAACAAATGGCTTCCCCAGCTGGCTTCCGGTAAAGTAATCGGAGCATGGGGGCTTACTGAACACAATACTGGTTCTGATTCCGGAGGGATGTCTACCACTGCCGTAAAGGATGGTGATGAATGGATTATCAACGGTGCTAAAAACTTCATTACCCATGCGATTTCCGGAGATATTGCCGTGGTTATGACAAGAACCGGTGAAATCGGAGCTAAGAATAACTCAACGGCTTTCGTTTTGGAAAAAGGGATGCCGGGTTTTTCTTCCGGTAAGAAAGAAAACAAACTGGGAATGAGGGCTTCGGAAACCGCAGAACTGATTTTTGACAATGTACGTGTTCCGGATGCTTACCGTTTGGGAGAAGTGGGAGAAGGTTTCAAACAGGCAATGAAAATCCTGGATGGCGGCCGGATCTCTATCGCAGCTTTAAGCCTCGGAACAGCCAGAGGGGCCTATAAAGCAGCATTGAAATATGCTAAAGAAAGACACCAGTTCGGTAAATCCATTTCGGAATTCCAGGCCGTGAACTTCATGCTGGCAGATATGGCAACTGAAATTGATGCTTCTGAATTGCTGATCCAGAGAGCGGCAACACTGAAAAATGCCAAGCAGAAAATGACGAAAGAAGGTGCTATGGCTAAGTTATATGCTTCGGAAGCCTGTGTAAGGATCTCAAACAATGCAGTTCAGATCTTTGGCGGATACGGATATACCAAAGATTTCCCTGCTGAAAAATTCTACAGAGATTCTAAACTTTGTACGATAGGAGAAGGAACTTCAGAAATCCAGAGACTGGTAATCGGAAGAGATATCACGAAATAA
- a CDS encoding reprolysin-like metallopeptidase, protein MKKQLSLIGMLFLSGISFAQTDRLWSADSKKTSSEVFENKKNIINPKIYSLDLNRLKAVLAEAPKRLGAGEKSEVVISFPNAEGRMENFKVRENSNFDPQLTSRYPDIKSYIGEGFGDSNSTIYFSISPLGLSSMEIYGDKSAVFIEPYAKDLSTYVVYKKSDKKDDLNTFECTVIDVAQKGISNMNNLAARPNADDARLRTFRLALSCTGEYTSYFGGTKANALAAMNNTMTRVNGVFEKDFAARMVLIANNDAVIYTNSSTDPYSAAAQMDNWNSQLQSTLTSVIGEANYDVGHLFGASGGGGNAGCIGCVCTNGSKGSGYTSPSDGIPSGDNFDIDYVAHELGHQFGGNHTFSNTNEGTGVNMEPGSGSTIMGYAGITAQDVQPHSDAFFHAISIQQITNNIKAKTCPVSTSTGNSIPTANAGSDYTIPKGTPFMLTGTGTDANGDALTYIWEQIDNASSSQTGTGSAASATKASGPTFRSWTPTASPVRYFPRMASVLAGNTTTAGSEITVEALSNVARNYNFRFTVRDNRAGGSGNNSDDAVITVNGTAGPFSVSSQNSATTFSGGTSQTITWNVAGTTANGVNAANVDILWSADAGTTWTTLLAGTPNDGSQAVTIPNASTTTGRIMVKGSNHIFFDVNNANITVNAGSGTVDVTAPTAPALSASGTTSTSTNLSWSGATDAVGVTGYDVYQGPSLIGSTASTAYTVTSLSPSTTYSFTVRAKDAAGNVSASSNTVSVTTSAGNTVSYCAASATNTGDERIGNVRFGTINNTSSGTAGYENFTSVSTNVTRGSAYAISVTPVWTSTVYNEAYAVYIDYNGDGDFADNGELAWSKTGSATTPATGSVTIPSTAAVGTTRMRVMMQYNSVPSSSCGSYTYGQVEDYTLNIVSSGRGEISVQDVLTDVKLYPNPAKDILHISNTTNEDYRIFDMGGKLINSGKLERGSVNVSNLIKGAYMIRIGEISKRFIKN, encoded by the coding sequence ATGAAAAAACAATTATCCTTGATCGGGATGCTTTTTCTATCAGGCATTTCTTTCGCGCAGACCGACCGCCTGTGGTCTGCAGATTCAAAAAAAACATCTTCAGAAGTTTTTGAAAATAAAAAAAATATCATAAACCCTAAAATTTACAGCCTGGATCTCAACCGCTTAAAAGCTGTTCTTGCAGAAGCACCAAAAAGATTGGGCGCAGGAGAAAAATCAGAGGTTGTTATTTCTTTTCCGAATGCTGAAGGAAGAATGGAAAACTTTAAAGTAAGGGAAAATTCCAATTTCGATCCTCAGCTGACTTCAAGATACCCGGACATCAAATCTTACATCGGAGAAGGTTTCGGGGACTCAAATTCTACCATATATTTCAGCATCTCCCCGCTCGGGCTGTCATCCATGGAAATTTACGGTGATAAGTCTGCAGTTTTTATCGAGCCTTATGCCAAAGACCTCTCTACCTATGTGGTTTATAAAAAATCAGATAAAAAAGATGATTTAAACACATTTGAATGTACCGTCATCGATGTTGCCCAAAAAGGCATTTCAAATATGAACAACCTGGCTGCAAGGCCGAACGCGGATGATGCAAGGCTGAGGACATTCAGGCTGGCATTATCATGCACGGGGGAATACACTTCCTATTTCGGAGGGACAAAAGCGAATGCACTGGCAGCCATGAACAATACGATGACGCGTGTAAATGGTGTTTTTGAAAAAGATTTTGCTGCAAGAATGGTCCTGATCGCCAACAATGATGCGGTGATTTATACCAATTCATCCACCGATCCTTATTCTGCTGCGGCCCAGATGGACAACTGGAACTCCCAATTGCAGTCTACCCTCACTTCGGTAATCGGTGAAGCCAATTATGATGTCGGGCACTTATTCGGAGCTTCCGGCGGCGGCGGAAATGCAGGATGCATCGGCTGTGTGTGCACCAACGGCTCTAAAGGAAGCGGGTATACTTCACCGTCAGACGGCATCCCTTCAGGCGATAATTTCGATATCGATTACGTAGCGCACGAATTGGGGCATCAGTTCGGCGGCAACCATACATTTTCAAATACCAATGAAGGGACCGGCGTGAACATGGAGCCGGGATCCGGATCAACCATCATGGGCTATGCGGGAATCACCGCCCAGGATGTACAGCCGCATTCGGATGCGTTCTTCCATGCCATCAGCATTCAGCAGATTACCAATAATATCAAAGCCAAAACCTGCCCGGTAAGCACCAGCACAGGAAATTCCATTCCTACAGCCAATGCCGGTTCAGATTACACCATCCCGAAAGGAACCCCTTTCATGTTAACCGGAACCGGAACGGATGCCAACGGTGATGCATTGACTTATATCTGGGAACAGATTGACAATGCTTCATCTTCACAGACGGGAACAGGTTCCGCAGCGAGTGCCACCAAGGCTTCCGGTCCTACTTTCAGATCCTGGACGCCAACGGCTTCTCCGGTACGTTATTTCCCGAGGATGGCTTCCGTTTTGGCAGGAAATACCACCACGGCAGGCTCTGAAATTACAGTTGAAGCTTTATCGAATGTAGCCAGAAACTACAATTTCAGATTCACTGTTCGGGACAACAGGGCGGGAGGTTCAGGAAACAATTCCGATGACGCCGTGATTACGGTAAACGGCACTGCCGGGCCTTTCAGTGTAAGTTCACAGAATTCGGCAACTACATTTTCCGGAGGAACTTCCCAAACCATTACCTGGAATGTGGCAGGCACCACTGCCAACGGTGTTAATGCCGCCAATGTGGACATCTTATGGTCTGCTGATGCAGGGACGACCTGGACAACGCTTCTGGCAGGAACGCCAAACGACGGTTCCCAGGCAGTAACCATCCCGAATGCATCCACGACTACAGGAAGGATTATGGTAAAAGGTTCCAACCATATCTTCTTTGATGTCAACAACGCCAATATTACAGTAAATGCAGGCTCCGGGACTGTAGATGTTACAGCACCCACCGCTCCTGCCCTTTCAGCTTCCGGGACAACCTCCACAAGTACAAACCTTTCCTGGTCCGGCGCAACGGATGCCGTTGGCGTTACAGGATATGATGTGTATCAGGGCCCATCTTTGATCGGCTCTACTGCTTCAACAGCCTATACGGTGACCAGCTTAAGCCCGTCCACAACGTACAGCTTTACGGTCAGGGCCAAAGATGCAGCCGGAAATGTTTCAGCGTCCAGTAATACAGTGAGCGTAACCACTTCTGCAGGAAATACGGTTTCTTATTGTGCTGCTTCAGCAACCAATACAGGCGACGAAAGAATCGGGAATGTAAGATTCGGAACGATTAACAATACTTCTTCGGGAACGGCAGGGTATGAAAACTTCACTTCTGTTTCTACAAATGTTACCAGGGGAAGCGCGTATGCCATTTCTGTAACTCCTGTATGGACCTCAACGGTTTACAACGAAGCGTATGCGGTTTATATCGACTATAACGGAGACGGGGATTTTGCCGACAACGGAGAACTGGCCTGGTCAAAAACAGGATCTGCAACAACGCCTGCTACCGGATCGGTTACCATTCCTTCAACGGCAGCCGTGGGGACTACAAGAATGAGGGTAATGATGCAGTACAACTCGGTTCCTTCATCATCATGCGGTTCTTATACCTACGGGCAGGTGGAAGATTATACTTTAAATATCGTTTCCTCAGGCAGAGGCGAAATATCTGTTCAGGATGTATTGACCGATGTGAAACTATATCCTAATCCTGCAAAAGATATCTTACATATTTCAAATACGACAAATGAAGATTACAGAATCTTCGATATGGGTGGAAAACTAATTAATTCAGGAAAACTCGAAAGAGGATCGGTGAATGTAAGCAACCTGATCAAAGGTGCTTATATGATCAGGATCGGAGAAATCTCCAAAAGATTCATTAAAAACTAA
- a CDS encoding nucleoside triphosphate pyrophosphohydrolase family protein yields MDKIDSLNQVAEFHTTFKAPILETPQIPSPERCSLRVELLQEELNELKQAIEDQDIVEIADALCDLQYVLSGAVLEFGLGSKFAELFSEVQRSNMSKACDNEEQARETVEFYKAKEVDSFYEKSGEKYNVYRNSDHKVLKNKYYSPADLKTIIEK; encoded by the coding sequence ATGGATAAAATTGACAGTCTGAACCAGGTAGCAGAATTCCACACCACTTTTAAAGCGCCCATTTTGGAAACACCGCAGATTCCGTCCCCGGAAAGATGCAGCCTAAGAGTTGAGCTTTTACAGGAAGAATTAAATGAACTGAAACAGGCCATCGAAGATCAGGATATCGTAGAAATTGCCGATGCGTTATGTGATCTGCAGTATGTATTAAGCGGTGCGGTCCTGGAATTCGGCCTTGGCAGTAAATTTGCAGAACTGTTCAGCGAAGTTCAGCGTTCCAATATGTCCAAAGCCTGCGACAATGAAGAACAGGCCCGGGAAACGGTTGAATTTTACAAAGCGAAGGAAGTTGATTCTTTTTATGAAAAATCAGGAGAAAAATACAATGTATACCGAAATTCAGACCATAAAGTCCTGAAAAACAAGTATTATTCTCCCGCTGATTTAAAGACCATTATTGAAAAATAA
- a CDS encoding thioredoxin family protein, with amino-acid sequence MKKILTNIAVVSCLAFTAQQADAQKVVVNREVETTNDGKMLLGTQLKEQLLKAPYADWYVKEHDEYAVDQKAISELKKGKINSYNITVFMGTWCEDSHRDVPRLMKILEEVNYPDSKITIIAVNRKKESPSGEESIYNIQKVPTVIVEKYGKEIGRIIEMPKTGYIERDLVEILKKDDKSVIKEIFNK; translated from the coding sequence ATGAAAAAAATACTTACAAATATTGCTGTTGTTTCATGCCTGGCCTTTACGGCCCAGCAGGCCGATGCACAGAAAGTAGTGGTAAACCGTGAGGTGGAAACAACCAATGACGGCAAAATGCTTCTCGGAACCCAGTTGAAAGAGCAGCTTTTAAAAGCGCCTTATGCAGACTGGTACGTAAAAGAACATGATGAATATGCCGTAGACCAGAAAGCGATCAGTGAACTGAAAAAAGGAAAGATCAATTCTTACAATATTACGGTTTTTATGGGAACATGGTGTGAAGACAGCCACAGGGATGTTCCGAGGTTGATGAAGATCCTGGAGGAAGTAAATTATCCCGACAGTAAAATCACCATTATTGCGGTCAACCGTAAAAAAGAATCTCCTTCAGGGGAAGAAAGCATCTACAACATCCAGAAAGTCCCGACCGTTATCGTTGAAAAATACGGTAAAGAAATCGGAAGGATTATAGAAATGCCCAAAACAGGATATATTGAAAGGGATCTTGTAGAAATCCTGAAAAAGGATGATAAATCGGTGATTAAGGAAATTTTTAACAAATAA
- a CDS encoding DUF4230 domain-containing protein has translation MKNIKIILSFLAGIILMAILFFSFRSCFNISKKTENSDYYILTNQISKMNKMVVLEQNVSSMQKTKMGYELFGREMSSNSIITYTKTNAQVSYDLNKMKIEVDSVNRKLIITELPDAEVRITPSVEIQSLDDSFFNRISEKDIKNVTAKAKTTAIQSIDQNKLRNEGRQQLMENLNTIFVLAKALKYSIEDKTGKVGVLPL, from the coding sequence TTGAAAAATATTAAGATCATACTTTCGTTTCTGGCCGGAATTATTCTGATGGCCATTCTTTTCTTCAGCTTCAGATCATGTTTTAACATCAGCAAGAAGACGGAGAACTCAGATTACTACATTCTGACCAACCAGATTTCCAAAATGAATAAAATGGTAGTCCTGGAACAGAATGTTTCATCCATGCAGAAAACCAAAATGGGCTATGAACTTTTTGGCAGGGAAATGAGCAGCAACAGCATTATTACATATACTAAAACCAATGCTCAGGTTTCCTATGATCTTAATAAAATGAAAATAGAGGTAGATTCGGTCAACAGAAAATTAATCATCACAGAACTCCCTGATGCTGAGGTAAGAATTACTCCAAGTGTTGAAATCCAGTCGCTAGACGATTCCTTTTTCAACAGGATTTCAGAAAAAGATATCAAGAACGTGACAGCAAAGGCAAAAACTACGGCTATCCAGTCGATTGATCAGAACAAGCTGAGGAATGAAGGACGCCAACAGCTGATGGAAAACCTCAATACCATATTTGTCCTGGCAAAGGCTCTAAAATACAGCATTGAAGATAAAACCGGGAAAGTAGGCGTGCTGCCGCTCTAA
- the thrS gene encoding threonine--tRNA ligase — protein MIKITLPDNSVKEFEAKVTPLDVAKSISEGLARNTISAIVNDRQVEITTPITTDSTVQLLTWNDDLGKKAFWHSSAHLLAQAILEFYPDAKLTIGPAIESGFYYDVDFGGESLSEKDFEKIEKKVLENAKKGSTFSLYPVSKEEALKTYADNPYKVELISNLNDGEITFVTHDNFTDLCRGGHIPNTGIVKAVKILNAAGAYWRGNEKNPQLTRVYGISFPKQKELTEYLERLEEAKRRDHRKLGKELGIFAFSEKVGAGLPLWLPKGTSLRKKLEDFLSAAQKKGGYEFVMTPHIGAKELYITSGHWDKYGADSFQPIKTPNEGEEFLLKPMNCPHHCEIYKTSQWSYRDLPKRYAEFGTVYRYEQSGELHGLTRVRGFTQDDAHIFCTPDQLLGEFEAVIDLVLYVFKSLGFEDFMTQVSLRDPENREKYIGSDENWEKAENAIITAAANKGLRTVVEYGEAAFYGPKLDFMVKDALGRKWQLGTIQVDYNLPERFDLHYIGNDNEKHRPVMIHRAPFGSMERFIAILLENTAGDFPLWLSPDQFILLPISEKYVDYAKKVSQFLENHDISGQIDERNEKTGKKIRDAELNKIPFMLVIGENEEENGTISVRRRGEGDLGVMSMEDFVSYFKKESAVQK, from the coding sequence ATGATAAAAATTACACTTCCGGACAACAGCGTCAAAGAATTCGAAGCAAAGGTTACTCCGCTTGATGTGGCAAAATCTATAAGCGAGGGATTGGCTAGAAATACCATTTCCGCAATTGTAAATGACAGGCAGGTGGAAATCACCACACCTATCACCACAGATTCTACGGTACAGTTGCTGACCTGGAATGATGATCTTGGTAAGAAAGCTTTCTGGCATTCTTCTGCCCACCTTCTGGCGCAGGCCATCCTTGAATTTTATCCTGATGCCAAGCTTACGATCGGCCCTGCCATTGAAAGCGGGTTTTACTATGATGTAGATTTCGGCGGCGAAAGCTTATCCGAAAAAGATTTTGAGAAAATAGAGAAAAAAGTATTGGAAAATGCCAAAAAAGGGTCAACATTCTCATTGTACCCGGTTTCCAAGGAAGAGGCATTAAAAACCTATGCGGATAATCCTTATAAAGTAGAGCTGATTTCCAATCTTAACGACGGAGAAATCACCTTTGTAACACATGATAATTTTACAGACCTCTGCCGTGGCGGACATATTCCCAATACAGGCATTGTAAAGGCGGTTAAAATCTTGAATGCCGCCGGCGCATACTGGAGAGGAAATGAAAAAAATCCTCAGCTGACCAGGGTATACGGCATTTCTTTCCCGAAACAGAAAGAATTAACCGAATATCTGGAAAGGCTGGAAGAAGCAAAAAGAAGAGACCACAGAAAACTGGGTAAAGAACTTGGAATTTTTGCTTTCTCTGAAAAAGTGGGTGCCGGATTGCCGCTTTGGCTGCCAAAAGGGACGTCTTTGAGAAAAAAACTGGAGGATTTCCTTTCTGCAGCGCAGAAAAAAGGAGGTTATGAATTTGTAATGACCCCGCATATCGGCGCAAAGGAATTATATATAACCTCAGGGCACTGGGATAAATATGGAGCAGACAGCTTCCAGCCGATCAAAACGCCGAACGAAGGGGAGGAATTTCTGCTGAAGCCGATGAACTGCCCGCACCACTGCGAGATTTACAAAACTTCACAATGGAGCTACAGGGATTTACCGAAAAGGTATGCTGAATTCGGGACGGTTTACCGATATGAGCAGAGCGGAGAGCTTCACGGGTTAACAAGAGTCCGCGGGTTTACCCAGGATGATGCCCACATTTTCTGTACCCCGGATCAGCTGTTGGGAGAATTTGAAGCGGTAATCGATCTCGTTTTGTATGTTTTCAAATCCTTGGGTTTTGAAGATTTCATGACTCAGGTTTCATTAAGAGACCCTGAAAACAGGGAAAAATACATCGGTTCTGACGAGAACTGGGAAAAAGCAGAAAATGCAATCATCACGGCAGCTGCAAACAAAGGTTTGAGAACGGTTGTTGAATATGGCGAAGCGGCATTTTACGGGCCTAAGCTGGACTTCATGGTAAAAGACGCTTTGGGCAGGAAATGGCAGCTTGGAACCATTCAGGTGGATTATAACTTACCAGAACGGTTTGATCTTCACTATATCGGAAATGACAATGAGAAGCACAGGCCGGTGATGATCCACAGGGCACCTTTCGGTTCCATGGAACGTTTTATCGCAATCCTGCTTGAAAATACAGCAGGTGATTTCCCGTTGTGGCTAAGCCCTGACCAGTTTATTCTTCTTCCGATCAGTGAAAAATATGTAGATTATGCCAAAAAAGTTTCACAATTTTTAGAAAATCACGATATTAGCGGCCAGATTGACGAAAGAAACGAGAAGACCGGTAAAAAGATCCGTGATGCAGAATTAAACAAAATACCGTTTATGCTGGTAATCGGTGAAAATGAGGAGGAAAATGGCACAATTTCTGTACGAAGACGTGGTGAAGGTGACTTAGGGGTCATGAGTATGGAGGATTTTGTTTCTTATTTCAAGAAAGAATCAGCAGTACAGAAATAA
- the infC gene encoding translation initiation factor IF-3 — MINDKIRVRELRLVGDNVEPGIYPIEKAKQIAAEQELDLVVISDKAEPFIARILEYKKFLYEQKKKQKELKAKQIKVVVKEIRFGPQTDEHDYEFKRKHAEKFLEEGSKLKTYVFFKGRSIIFKDQGEILLLKLAQELEHVGKVDQLPKLEGKRMIMMMSPKKPAK; from the coding sequence TTGATCAACGATAAAATTCGTGTGAGAGAGCTTCGTTTGGTGGGCGATAACGTAGAGCCGGGAATTTATCCGATTGAAAAAGCAAAGCAGATTGCTGCAGAACAGGAATTGGATTTAGTAGTAATTTCCGATAAGGCTGAACCGTTTATTGCAAGAATATTAGAATATAAAAAATTCTTATATGAGCAAAAGAAAAAACAGAAGGAACTGAAGGCAAAACAAATCAAAGTAGTGGTGAAAGAGATCCGTTTCGGACCTCAGACCGACGAACATGATTATGAATTCAAAAGAAAGCATGCTGAAAAGTTCCTGGAAGAAGGTTCAAAATTAAAGACTTACGTATTTTTTAAGGGACGTTCTATTATCTTTAAAGACCAGGGGGAAATCCTGCTTTTAAAACTGGCTCAGGAACTTGAGCACGTTGGAAAAGTAGACCAGCTTCCTAAGCTTGAAGGAAAAAGAATGATCATGATGATGAGTCCTAAAAAACCAGCTAAATAA
- the rpmI gene encoding 50S ribosomal protein L35 has protein sequence MPKLKTKSGAKKRFALTGSGKIKRKNAYKSHILTKKETKQKRNLTTTSYVAKVDEKSVKRQLAIK, from the coding sequence ATGCCAAAATTAAAAACGAAATCAGGTGCTAAAAAGCGTTTTGCTCTTACCGGAAGCGGAAAGATCAAAAGAAAAAATGCTTACAAAAGCCACATCTTGACTAAGAAAGAAACGAAACAGAAGAGAAATCTTACGACGACTTCTTACGTAGCTAAAGTGGACGAGAAAAGCGTTAAACGCCAATTAGCCATCAAGTAG
- the rplT gene encoding 50S ribosomal protein L20 translates to MPRSVNAVASRARRKKIIKQAKGFFGRRKNVWTVAKNAVEKAMQYAYRGRKEKKRNFRALWIMRINAGAREHGMSYSQFMGALKKNNVELNRKVLADLAMNHPEAFKAVVDQVK, encoded by the coding sequence ATGCCTAGATCAGTAAATGCCGTAGCTTCCAGAGCTCGCAGAAAAAAAATCATTAAACAAGCCAAAGGTTTTTTCGGTAGAAGAAAGAATGTTTGGACTGTAGCTAAAAATGCCGTGGAAAAAGCAATGCAATATGCTTACCGCGGTAGAAAAGAGAAAAAGAGAAATTTCAGAGCCCTTTGGATCATGCGTATCAACGCCGGAGCCAGAGAGCACGGAATGTCTTACTCTCAGTTTATGGGAGCTCTTAAAAAGAACAACGTAGAGCTTAACAGAAAAGTTTTAGCCGATTTAGCAATGAATCACCCTGAAGCTTTCAAAGCAGTTGTAGATCAAGTAAAATAA
- a CDS encoding M28 family peptidase, producing MKKITTLLLISLAAYSLQAQTLIQAYKNRADQVSQTNITTLLQEFQTLGVKTTGSAANTNTLNWLKAKYQSYGYTASQITEDPFTFGNNVNSKNLIITKTGTTYPNIYVIICGHYDTITGPGVSDNGSGTSIILEAARILKNIPTEYSVKFIHFSGEEQGLLGSAHYADNVVFQNNVRQLNIKLVFNIDQVGGKIGNTNNAIKCESDQSGLAGNNAQSLAFTQQLANCTALYSPLQTVMSNTYSSDYIPFEQNGDIITGFYENTRSFNEHTVNDTFANVDPTYVFNAGKAAVGALQHFAVASTSLLGTHETPVNELESVKVYPNPAKDILNIELPENIKIFRVHITDLSGRLLIVKENEAKIDVSGLTAGTYLCTVKAGDTTAVRKIIIEK from the coding sequence GTGAAAAAAATAACTACCCTTCTGCTTATTTCATTGGCAGCCTATAGCCTACAGGCTCAAACGCTGATCCAGGCCTATAAAAACAGAGCAGACCAGGTCTCGCAGACCAATATTACTACCCTCTTACAGGAATTTCAGACCCTTGGCGTAAAAACCACAGGTTCGGCAGCCAATACCAATACGCTGAACTGGCTCAAAGCCAAATACCAGTCCTACGGATATACGGCAAGCCAGATTACGGAAGACCCATTTACCTTCGGGAATAATGTAAACTCAAAGAATTTGATCATTACCAAAACAGGCACTACATATCCCAATATCTACGTCATCATCTGCGGCCACTATGATACCATCACAGGCCCCGGTGTAAGTGATAACGGAAGCGGAACCTCGATTATCCTGGAAGCAGCAAGGATCTTAAAGAATATTCCGACTGAATATTCCGTTAAGTTTATCCATTTTTCCGGTGAGGAACAGGGCCTGCTGGGAAGCGCGCATTATGCAGACAATGTGGTTTTCCAGAACAATGTCCGCCAGCTGAATATAAAACTGGTCTTCAACATTGACCAGGTGGGAGGAAAAATCGGGAATACCAACAATGCAATCAAATGTGAAAGCGACCAGTCCGGTCTTGCAGGTAACAATGCACAGTCTCTGGCATTTACCCAGCAGCTGGCTAATTGTACGGCACTTTATTCCCCGTTACAGACGGTAATGTCGAATACCTATTCTTCCGATTATATTCCTTTTGAACAGAACGGAGATATCATTACCGGCTTTTATGAGAACACAAGGAGCTTTAATGAACATACGGTGAACGATACTTTTGCTAATGTAGACCCAACCTATGTATTCAATGCAGGAAAAGCAGCGGTAGGTGCATTACAGCATTTTGCCGTGGCCAGTACAAGTCTTTTAGGAACCCATGAAACTCCGGTAAATGAACTGGAATCGGTAAAGGTTTATCCTAATCCGGCAAAAGATATACTGAACATTGAACTGCCGGAGAACATCAAAATATTCAGGGTACATATTACAGATCTGAGCGGGCGCTTACTGATTGTTAAAGAAAATGAAGCGAAGATTGATGTTTCAGGTTTAACTGCCGGTACTTATCTGTGTACCGTTAAGGCCGGTGATACAACAGCCGTAAGGAAAATAATTATCGAAAAATAG
- the hisIE gene encoding bifunctional phosphoribosyl-AMP cyclohydrolase/phosphoribosyl-ATP diphosphatase HisIE, translating into MNINFDKSNGLVPVIVQDDHTLQVLMLGYMNQEAYEKTEKEQVVTFFSRSKNRLWTKGEESGNFLAVKSMAVDCDRDTVLIKAVPGKTVCHTGSFSCFGDKETKGFLYELESKISQRIDEKTEDSYTYSLFQKGINKVAQKVGEEAVELVIEAKDDNENLFKNEAADLLYHFLILLKAKGTQLEDIEKILLERMK; encoded by the coding sequence ATGAATATAAACTTTGATAAAAGCAACGGACTGGTTCCTGTTATTGTCCAGGACGACCATACCCTGCAGGTACTTATGCTGGGATACATGAATCAGGAAGCTTATGAGAAAACAGAAAAAGAACAGGTGGTGACCTTTTTCAGCCGTTCCAAAAACAGGTTATGGACCAAAGGCGAAGAATCCGGGAATTTCCTTGCCGTAAAAAGCATGGCTGTTGACTGTGACCGGGACACGGTACTCATAAAGGCAGTTCCCGGAAAGACAGTTTGCCATACGGGAAGCTTCAGCTGTTTCGGGGATAAAGAAACCAAAGGTTTTCTCTATGAACTGGAGTCCAAAATCAGCCAAAGGATTGATGAGAAAACAGAAGATTCTTATACCTACTCATTATTTCAGAAAGGCATCAACAAAGTAGCCCAGAAAGTAGGAGAGGAAGCAGTAGAACTGGTGATCGAAGCAAAGGATGACAATGAAAACCTGTTTAAAAACGAAGCAGCTGATCTTTTGTACCACTTTCTGATTTTACTGAAGGCAAAAGGGACACAGCTTGAAGATATTGAAAAAATACTTTTAGAAAGAATGAAATAA